From the Streptomyces sp. NBC_01216 genome, the window GCAGCTGATCGAGGCGCACGGCCCGGCGCCCGAGGTCACGGTGGCGTGGCAGGGGGGTGAGCCGACGCTGATGGGTCTCGACTTCTTCCGCCGTTCCGTGGAGTACCAGCGCCGGTACGCCCGCCCCGGCCAGCGGATCGTCAACACCATCCAGACCAACGGCACGCTCATCGACGCCGCGTGGGCCCGCTTCTTCCGCGACAACGACTTCCTCGTCGGCCTGTCGATCGACGGCCCCCGCGCGCTCCACGACGCCTACCGGGTCGACAAGGGCGGCAAGCCCACCTTCGACCGCGTCATGAACGGGCTGGCTCAGCTGCGCGAGCACGGTGTGGAGTGGAACGCGCTGACCACGCTGCACGACGCCAACGCCGGACACGGCCGCGAGGTCTACGCCTTTCTGCGCGACGAGTGCGGCGCCGAGCACATGCAGTTCATCCCGATCGTGGAGCGCGTCACCCCGCACGACCTGCCCCTGGCCGACGACGGCTGGGGCGCCCGCGCCACGGACCGTCCCCTGTACCGGCAGGAGGGCGACCGCGTCACCGACCGGTCGGTGACCGGGCAGCGGTACGGCCGGTTCCTCATCGACGTCTTCGAGGACTGGGTCCGCCACGACGTCGGCCGGGTCTACGTCCAGATGTTCGACGTGGCGCTGGCCAACTGGCACGGCGAGCCGCCCTCCCTGTGCGTGCACTCCAGGACCTGCGGCAGCGCCCTCGCCCTGGAACACAACGGGGACCTGTACTCCTGCGACCACTTCGTCGAGCCGGAACACCTGCTCGGCAACATCGGCGACCGGCACCTGCTGGAGCTCGTCGACTCACCGCGGCAGCGGAAGTTCGGCCAGGACAAGTACGACACCCTGCCCCAGCACTGTCTCGACTGCGACGTCCGCTTCGCCTGCCACGGCGGCTGCCCCAAAGACCGCTTCGACACCACACCGGACGGCGAGCCGGGCCTCAACCACCTGTGCGACGGCTTCAAGGCGTTCTTCCACCACGTCGACCACCCGATGCGCACGATGACCGGGCTGCTGCGTCAGGGACGGGCCCCCGCGCTCGTCATGCGCGAGTACCGGGAAGCCGACGCGCGACGGCCGCACAACGCCCCGTGCCCGTGCGGAGGGGGACGCAAGTGGGCCCGCTGTCACGGCAGGCCGGTCGTCACGGCGGGCCCGGGGTAGCGCCACACCCGACAGCCACGGGCGGCGCCCGACACGTCACGCAACCTCACGGAGCGGTCCTGCGCATCTCCACCACGTGGAGTCCCAGCGACTGGAACCGCGCGAGCAGCCCGTAGAGATGCGCCTCGTCGACGACCTGGCCGAACAACAGGGTCTGTCCGGCCAGGACGCAGCTCTCCAACTCCGGAAACGCGTCGGTCATCGTCCTCGACATCTGTCCCTCGACGCGGATCTCGTATCGCATGAGCGCATCCCTCACGGGTGTGGTCCCTCCGGGCACCCTCCCGCCCATGGTGCGCCGTCGCACGGGTCGGATCATCACCCCGGCGGGGTGACATCACGCGAACACCGGACGGAGTCACAACAAGTCGAGTTCCCGGGCCCGGCGCACGGCCTCACTCCGCCGGGTCACCGCGAGTTTGCGGTAGATGTGCTTCAAGTGGGTCTTGACCGTGTTGACGGACAGGAAGAGCTCGGCGGCGATCTCGTCCGTCGACATCGTCTGCGCCAGCCGGCCCAGCACCTCGCGCTCGCGTTCGCTGAGCGGCTCGGTCACGGGAACGGGGCAGGGCTCGCCGGTGTCCACCGTGCGTAGCTCGGCGAACAGGCCGGTCGCCGGCCGGCCATGTGCCCGCCGCGGAGTCGGCCCGCGGTCGAGCAGTTCCCGAAGCCAGGGCCCGGCCTCCAGGAACGGGCGCGCCAAGCGCTCCGGCCGGGCGGCGGCCAGGGCGCGGGCGACAAGGTGCCTGGCCGCGGCCTCGTCGCCCAGCCCGCGGGCGGTCTCGGCCCGCACCAGCAGGGCCCGGACCGTGACGGCTGGTCCGTGGCCGCCTGGGCCGCGCAGCGTGTCGAGGAGGGAGCGTGCCCCTTCCTCGTCACCGGATGCCAGCCGGGCACGGGCCGAGGCGATCACGCACTCCGGTCCGGCGTCCGACCGCCCGGCCAGTGCCTCAGCCGCCGCGTGCGGGCGCCCCAGGGCCGTGTGCGCGGTGGCCGCGGCGAGCGCCATCTGGGCGTCCAGCCACGAAGGCATCTCCGTGGACGGCGACTCCGGTATGCCGCCGAGGACCCGCAGAGCCCTGGCGGGGCTGCCCTCGGCGAGCAGCAGCCGTGAGCGGGTGACGGTCAGCCAGGCCGCCGCGACCGGGTCGCGGGAGCAGGACGGTGACAGGGCCGCCCGGTGCACGTGAGTCCGGGCGGAGGCGAGTTCGTCGCGCTCGATCCCGACGGCCGCCAGCACCAGTTGTCCCAGCGAGGTACGCGCCGAGGACGGCACACCGGACCGCTCCGCCTCGACGACCGCCTGCCGCGCGTGTGCCTCGGCCCGCCCCGGCCACCCCTCCAGGAAGTCGATCAGTGCCAGGCACTCCAGGGAATCCTGCCGGGGAAGGGCCGTCGAGGGGGCGGCGGGCGCCTCCACGGCGGCGGACAGCGCCACCCGTGCGGCGCCGAAGCGGCCCGCCCGGAGTCGAGCCGAGCCCAGAGCGGCGAGCCTCAGCGTCCGGATCTCCGGGTGCGCCTCCAGACGCTCCGCGAGGACCTCCCGCGCGCCGATCTCCTCGGCGCGGCGGCCGGCGGTCTCGGCCGTCTCCGGCGAGCCGAGCAGCCGGCCGGCCAGCACCCGCAGCAACGCGCAGCTCAGATGGGCCGCCGACGCGCCCCGTGCGTCGGCCGGGGGCAGGTGGGCCTCCGCACGGGACAGAGCCGTGAGACCGCGGTCGATGTCGTACCGAGCCAGTGCGCAGGCAGCGCGAACCAGGTCGGCGGCGGGGCCCGGCACGGACGACGGCATCGCGGTGAACAACTCGCCGAGACGGTCCGCGCCCAGCCCCGTGAAGAGTTGCCCGATCGCCAGGTCGTCGACGAGCCGGTCCGCAGCGAACGTCCAGTCCCCCGCGTCGGCGGCGTGTGGCAGAGCCTCCATGAGCAGTCCGGCATCGCTCAGCCAGCGGGCGGCCACGCCGTGCAGTGCGCGCTCCAGCCCAGGGTGCCGGGTGTTCAGATGAGCGCGCAGGATCTCGGCGAACAACGGATGGAGCCGGTACCACCCGTGACCGATCCGCTCGACGAACGCGTTCGCGCGCTCCAGTTCCGCGAGGACGGGACCGCCGTCCTCGCGTCCGGTGAGGGCGTCCGCCAGTGCCGGATGGACCCGCGCACAGACACTGATCCGCAGCAGCAGGTCCTGGCTCATGACGGATTGGGTGTGCAGCACCTCGGACAGCAGGAAGTCCGCGACCGCGCTCTGCCCCGTCTCGAACTCCTTCAGGAAACGCTCCGGGTCCTCCGCCCGCTGCGCCGCGAGGACGCACAGCCGCAGCCCCGCGGCCCACCCACCGGTCCGCTCGGTCAGCTTGCGGATGCCCTCGTCCGAGAGGGACATCCCGTGCCGACGCACCAGAACACCCGTCTCCTCGGGCCGGAACGCCAGGTCGGCACCGCGGATGTCGGTCACCTCGCCGGCGGCCCGGTACCGGTGCAGCGGCAGCAGCGGCTCCGTACGGCTGACGAGGACCAGGCGCAGCCCCGCGCCGGCGTGGTGGAGCACGAACCGCAACCCCTCGGCGACCTCCGGCGCGGACATCCGCTCGAACTCGTCGAGAACGAGGATCACCGGCTCGGTGCGGCCGTTCAGGTAGGCCGCGAGCCGGGACAGGAGCAGGTCGTCGACCCCGTCGGGGCGAACGGGACTGCCGATACCGTCGGGGAGGGCGACCCCTCGGTGGCGCAGGGCCTCCAGTACGTAGGCCCAGAAGATCCCCGGGTCGTTGTCCCCGGACTCGACCGTCAGCCACACCAGCCGGCCCGGCAGGGATGGCCGGCCGGCCCAGTCCGCGACCAGCAACGTCTTGCCCGCCCCCGCCGGCCCGTTGACCAGCACCAAGCGCCCGGGACCGGACAGGGCCCGAGTGAGACGCTCGGTCACGCGGCGCCTGCGGACGAACACTCCGGGCACCCTGGGGACGGCGAACCGCGCGGCGAGAACGGGCTCGCCGTTCGGCGTCAGGGCCCCGGCGGCGCCTTCGCGGGCAGAGCCGCGGGATCTGTGGGGCATGGCACTCACCACGTTGGCAGAACTGCCCGAAGAATCAAATCGGACATGGTTCCGATTCCGGTTCCACCGCGGCGCGGCTCTGACTCCCGACGCCACGGGGTCACAGGCGGATGAGGACCAGCGCCGTGTCGTCGGTGTTCCCGGTGGGTGGGAGCAGGTCGGCCAGAAGGGCATCGGCCAGCGCCTCGAGGTCGGCTCGCCCGTGGTGGACGAGGGAGTCGGCGAGGCGCGCGAGGCCGACGTCGATGTCCTCGGTACGGCGTTCGATCAGACCGTCGGAGTAGAGGACCAGCGTGGCTCCCTCGGCGAAGGCCGTACTGGCCTCCGGCCGCGAGACGTTCTCGAGGCCCGCGCCGAGCGGCGGATCGGTCGCCTGGTCGAGGAAGACCACGGTGCCGCCGGGGTGGAGCAGGGCGGGCGGAGGGTGGCCGGCACAGCTGTACGTGAGGGTGTGGGTGCCCCAGTCGATGAAGATCTTCACCACCGTGGTGGACTCGGCACCGTCGACATGGCGGGCATAGAGGCCGAGTGCCTCCAGAGCCCTGGCCGGGCCGTCGGTGACACGGGCGGCCGCGCTCAGCGCGCTGCGCAGCTGGCCCATGACGCAGGCCGCTTCCAGGCCATGGCCGACGACGTCTCCGACAGCGACCGCGATACGGTCACCCGGCAGGTCGACCAGGTCATACCAGTCACCGCAGACGTTCAGGGTCCCGACGGCAGGCCGGTAGCGGACCGCTGCCCGGTGGTGACCGACGGGTGGGGGGGCCGGCAGCATCGCCGCCTGCAGGGCCAGGGCGACCTCGCGGTCACGCTCCTGCGCCCGGCGCAGACGCTCGTTGATCTCCTGCAGTTCGCGTGAGCGGGTGTAGAGCTCGGCCTCCAGCACGCGGGCCCGGCTGCTGTCCCTGTCCGTCTCGCCGCGGGCATGGATGAGCTCGGTGATCTCCTCCACCCGGTGCAGGATCAGCACCACCCGTCCGTCCGGACCCAGCACGGGTGCGTTGACCGGGCTCCAGTAGTGCTCCACCCAGTGGCCGGGCCGCTCGGGGTCCTCGATGTCATAGCGAAGCAGCGCCATCGTGTCGCGCTCGCCGGTGGCCACCACGCGCTGCATCGACGCCTGGGTCTCCCGCATGCCGGCCGAGGCCGGGTCGTTGGGGTTCTCGGGGAAGACATCGAAGATGTACCGCCCCAGCAGCTGCTCGCGGGTGCGCCCGGTCAGCCGGAGGAAGTCCTCGTTGGCGTCGGCGTACACCAGGTCAGGAGTGAGCAGAGCCACCATGCCCGGCAGGGCGTGGAAGATCGTCGCGTAGTCGATCTGCGACTTTCCCATGTGCCCACCTCGGCGCCGACCGTCTCCGTTCTCATGGTCATTCTCCACGACAGGAGACGCAAGGGGACCAGGCCGCCGCTCCCCAGGGGGACCGCCGGCGGCGGTCAGTGGTCGGGGTTGGCCGTGGTGACGCCGCGCCGGGTGTGCGGGCGCTGGAGGCGGGGGCGACTTCGGCGAGGACTCGGGTGACGGCGGGTGAGTGGTCCACGCTTCCCCTTGACACATCCACGTCCCGGAAACGGCAACGAACGTCGCCAGGATCGGGCCGTGATCGCACGCTGTGGGCGGAGGTGGTCACCGTGAACGATGTGATCGACGGAAACGGGACGAACAGCGACGCACGGAACGGTTCCGTGTACGACGTGGTGGTCGGTGCCGGGGCCGGTGGCCTGAACGCGGCCCTGGTACCCGGCCGCGGAGCGGCCCCCGCACGCCCCTCGCGGGGTGCGTCACCCGGCGACCGGCCGAGCTCGCGCTCCACACGGCGTACACGGGCTCCGCACGTCATGCCGCCCACGAGGTCCGTGACGGCGCCGGTCCGGAGCTCCGCGCTGGTCAGTGGCCGCCCGAGTGGTGCCCGGGAGTCGCGTCGCCCTGCCCGGGGCCGGACGACGCGGGGCCCACGATGCCGGGCGCGACGGGCCCGACCGCCGCACCCGCCGCGTAGGCACCGACGAACACCACGCCCAGCAGGAGGAGGAACCCGCACACCGCGAGCGGTGGCGGGAAGCGGGGGAACACCCTCGTACGAACCGGCCTGTGGTCCACGGCAACGGCCTCCGGTCGCGACCCGTCCCGTCGACGGGGGTACGCCAGGAGTCGGATACCGGGGAGGGGTAGTTCCCCCGACAGGGGAGTGACGTGAGTCACTCCGCCCGGAGGCGGGTCCCGGTCACGGCCCGGGGCCACACGGGGTGGACCCGGGCCGGGGCGTCACACCGCGCGGGCGCGCCGCGCCAGGGCGACGGCGACGTCGGCAACCAGGAACGCGGCCAGGGTGACGCCGAGGAGGGGCAGCGCCCAGCCGAGTGCGATCACGAGCGGGACGCCGATGACCAGCACGGGCAGCGGGAGCTGCCGCCAGGTCCCGCGCGCGGGAGCCTTGCCGACAGGTGCGGAGCGGTCCTCGCGGGTGGGGCGGCGCTGCCACCACATGCGGTAGCCCCAGAAGGTCACCGCGATCAGTCCGACGGCGATCAGGGCGAGCAGGATCTGGTTGACGATCCCGAACAGCACGCCCATGTGCCCCTGGACGCCGAGCTTGGTCAGCTTGGCGAGGACCGGGTAGTCGGCCCAGCGCACGTGCGAGGTGACCGCACCCTTGGCACCCTTGGCTACGTCCACCGCCACACGGTCGTAGTGGACCGGCCACACGTTGTCGGACTGCGCCACCACCCAGCCGCCGGCGGCGTCGACGGGCGGGGTCAGGGTGACGGTGCCACCGAGACCGGCGTTCCGAGCCGTCTCCAGCGCCTTGTCGAAGTCCGCCGGGTCCGCCCGCGGGCTCTGCCCGGACATGTCGTGTCCGGCGTGGCCGGCGTGCTCGTCGCCGCCCGCCGCCGGGGCCGGGGCGTCGGGCAGCTGAGTGTCCAGTTCCGGGGCATGGCCCTCGGCGGCGTCGAGGACCTGGCCGAAACGCTCACCGGCGTAGTGGGACCAGGTCAGACCGGTCGCGCTCAGGAAGAACAGGCCCAGGGCGAGCCACACGCCGGTCGCGGCGTGGAAACCACGGGTGCGGCGCACGCCGCGGGCGGTGCGGTCGGGCAGCAGGACGCCGCGCGCCGACCTGGCCCGCTGCCCGCGGTCGCGGCCGATCCACAGCACCAGGCCGCCGGCGACGATCACCCACAGCCAGCTCGCCGCGACCTCGGAGTAGAGCCGGCCGAACTCCCCGAGGTGCAGGTTGCGGTGCAGGTCGTCCAGCCAGGTGGTCGCCGGGGTGGAACCGAACCAGGTGGTCAGTTCTCCCTTCACCTCGGCCGTGTACGGGTCGACGAAGACGGTCCGCTGCTTCTCCCCGAGCTCCGGGAGGGACAGGACGACCCGCGTGGTGTCCTCCGGGCCCGGCGGGGTGACCACCGAGTCCAGGGCGCCCTCGGGGTGGACGGCCCGGGCGGCGACTATCTGCTCCGACAGCGGCAGGACCCGCTCGCCGGCCTTCTCCACCCGCAGCTGGTCGCCGTAGAGGAGCTGGTCGAGCTGCGGAGTGAAGGCGTAGAGGAGGCCGGTCACGGCCGCGACGAAAAGGAACGGGGCGACGAACACCCCGGCGTAGAAGTGGAGCCGGACGAGCAGGGCGCGCACGCCCTGCCGGGACCGGCCGGCGGGCGCCGCCCCGGGCGCTCCGGAGGGGTCTCTCGGTCTGGTCGTCTCGGTGGCTGAAGACATGGGTGTGCTCCAGGGGGAGGTACGGGAACCGCACCGGACGCACGGGGCGCCGCCGGTACGGGAAGGGCCGCCGGGTACGGCGGTGACGATCAGGCGTGCGTCGCCCGGGGAGGGCCGCGCCGGGAGCGGGCGCGTGCGAGCAGGGCCCCGCGCGGGGCGGGCAGGGTGTCGTCGGGCTCCGCGCCCGGCCGCTCGGGAAGGACCGGCACCGTCACCGGTACGAAAGCGCGCGGGAGCGGCGGCAGGAGCAGACGGGACAGGCGCCCCAGGACGCGCTCGCCGTGGATCAGGAACACCGCCGCGCCGAGCGCCGCGAGCGTGTGGGCCAGCGTCATGCCCGTGTCCACGGAATGCCCGGACGCCCCCGGGCCGGCCGGCATGCCGTGGTGCCCGGGGTGGCCCATGTGCTCCACGCGCTCCCCGCCGGGCGACGTCGTGGCGTCGCCGTGGCCGCCGGTCATGGCGTGGAAGACGAGGTGCAGGACGCTCTGGGCGAGGCCGAGGGTCACGACGGTGGCCGCGAAGCGGTGACGGCGCATCGCCGAGAGCGCGCCGCACACGACCGCCGGCACGGCGAAGAGCCCCGCGAGAGCGGTCGCGCCGGGCAGCCGTCCCCCCCGCCGCCACGTGCCCGGCGGCACCCAGCAGCAGGCATGCGGAGGACCCGAGCAGACCCGCCCAGGTCCGCCTCAGCCAGTTCCCGGGTCCGCGCACGGCCACAAAATAGCGCCGGCCGGACGGGGCCGGGACCGCCGCCGCGGCGA encodes:
- a CDS encoding anaerobic sulfatase maturase, with protein sequence MSTAELPDPRVRRRPFHLLAKPTGAICNLDCTYCFFLSKELLYEGSRFRMADELLDAYIRQLIEAHGPAPEVTVAWQGGEPTLMGLDFFRRSVEYQRRYARPGQRIVNTIQTNGTLIDAAWARFFRDNDFLVGLSIDGPRALHDAYRVDKGGKPTFDRVMNGLAQLREHGVEWNALTTLHDANAGHGREVYAFLRDECGAEHMQFIPIVERVTPHDLPLADDGWGARATDRPLYRQEGDRVTDRSVTGQRYGRFLIDVFEDWVRHDVGRVYVQMFDVALANWHGEPPSLCVHSRTCGSALALEHNGDLYSCDHFVEPEHLLGNIGDRHLLELVDSPRQRKFGQDKYDTLPQHCLDCDVRFACHGGCPKDRFDTTPDGEPGLNHLCDGFKAFFHHVDHPMRTMTGLLRQGRAPALVMREYREADARRPHNAPCPCGGGRKWARCHGRPVVTAGPG
- a CDS encoding LuxR C-terminal-related transcriptional regulator, which codes for MPHRSRGSAREGAAGALTPNGEPVLAARFAVPRVPGVFVRRRRVTERLTRALSGPGRLVLVNGPAGAGKTLLVADWAGRPSLPGRLVWLTVESGDNDPGIFWAYVLEALRHRGVALPDGIGSPVRPDGVDDLLLSRLAAYLNGRTEPVILVLDEFERMSAPEVAEGLRFVLHHAGAGLRLVLVSRTEPLLPLHRYRAAGEVTDIRGADLAFRPEETGVLVRRHGMSLSDEGIRKLTERTGGWAAGLRLCVLAAQRAEDPERFLKEFETGQSAVADFLLSEVLHTQSVMSQDLLLRISVCARVHPALADALTGREDGGPVLAELERANAFVERIGHGWYRLHPLFAEILRAHLNTRHPGLERALHGVAARWLSDAGLLMEALPHAADAGDWTFAADRLVDDLAIGQLFTGLGADRLGELFTAMPSSVPGPAADLVRAACALARYDIDRGLTALSRAEAHLPPADARGASAAHLSCALLRVLAGRLLGSPETAETAGRRAEEIGAREVLAERLEAHPEIRTLRLAALGSARLRAGRFGAARVALSAAVEAPAAPSTALPRQDSLECLALIDFLEGWPGRAEAHARQAVVEAERSGVPSSARTSLGQLVLAAVGIERDELASARTHVHRAALSPSCSRDPVAAAWLTVTRSRLLLAEGSPARALRVLGGIPESPSTEMPSWLDAQMALAAATAHTALGRPHAAAEALAGRSDAGPECVIASARARLASGDEEGARSLLDTLRGPGGHGPAVTVRALLVRAETARGLGDEAAARHLVARALAAARPERLARPFLEAGPWLRELLDRGPTPRRAHGRPATGLFAELRTVDTGEPCPVPVTEPLSEREREVLGRLAQTMSTDEIAAELFLSVNTVKTHLKHIYRKLAVTRRSEAVRRARELDLL
- a CDS encoding PP2C family protein-serine/threonine phosphatase; this translates as MGKSQIDYATIFHALPGMVALLTPDLVYADANEDFLRLTGRTREQLLGRYIFDVFPENPNDPASAGMRETQASMQRVVATGERDTMALLRYDIEDPERPGHWVEHYWSPVNAPVLGPDGRVVLILHRVEEITELIHARGETDRDSSRARVLEAELYTRSRELQEINERLRRAQERDREVALALQAAMLPAPPPVGHHRAAVRYRPAVGTLNVCGDWYDLVDLPGDRIAVAVGDVVGHGLEAACVMGQLRSALSAAARVTDGPARALEALGLYARHVDGAESTTVVKIFIDWGTHTLTYSCAGHPPPALLHPGGTVVFLDQATDPPLGAGLENVSRPEASTAFAEGATLVLYSDGLIERRTEDIDVGLARLADSLVHHGRADLEALADALLADLLPPTGNTDDTALVLIRL
- a CDS encoding PepSY-associated TM helix domain-containing protein translates to MSSATETTRPRDPSGAPGAAPAGRSRQGVRALLVRLHFYAGVFVAPFLFVAAVTGLLYAFTPQLDQLLYGDQLRVEKAGERVLPLSEQIVAARAVHPEGALDSVVTPPGPEDTTRVVLSLPELGEKQRTVFVDPYTAEVKGELTTWFGSTPATTWLDDLHRNLHLGEFGRLYSEVAASWLWVIVAGGLVLWIGRDRGQRARSARGVLLPDRTARGVRRTRGFHAATGVWLALGLFFLSATGLTWSHYAGERFGQVLDAAEGHAPELDTQLPDAPAPAAGGDEHAGHAGHDMSGQSPRADPADFDKALETARNAGLGGTVTLTPPVDAAGGWVVAQSDNVWPVHYDRVAVDVAKGAKGAVTSHVRWADYPVLAKLTKLGVQGHMGVLFGIVNQILLALIAVGLIAVTFWGYRMWWQRRPTREDRSAPVGKAPARGTWRQLPLPVLVIGVPLVIALGWALPLLGVTLAAFLVADVAVALARRARAV